A region from the Rhizoctonia solani chromosome 13, complete sequence genome encodes:
- a CDS encoding 3-hydroxyacyl-CoA dehydrogenase: MITKYLYSLLALGTLCRAWRASFSDATQCGTTTVTWSAATAESIGPPFVVRVAPFGLAPLILDVPTSAWSDSSRAGSYSFTVPWPEGTRFVSAMDDGFGLGTGGISGIQTVKSSSDSSCINSTVTQPSQIFSIRGSFAQCSVVSMNWTEPATSQTRIAGLVPSGVAFQLDPPLTGSKSTTWDLNLEAGTAFVLIYSDGSGNNMTSQLLQSLDSTTTGCLASGSYPSATAPQTGVAEATATSSTSALPTASSISESGSGNSRSNLGPILGAVFGTLALLGVLGLGVWAILRRRRRKRVTHQELAEGVDLDRKNTRENHGLDENHQNNGPRRPGSAAILPFVLPYNGAHQGASASDHSRKRAPQVVSRETADTRDSFHIYGTDTSASESVPGARSDVDDDPMFIQHEDAGTLIPPRTREVIELPPGYDQLPRPPPPPPAAPAPAPARVAHQHYKIAAAAIADGVSPSSEQGKQSAGRVVGLHFFNPVPVMKLVELISGLQTTPETLDRARSFAEACGKVVTVSKDVPGFVSNALLMPFINEAIMCLEKGRYRHHPQIGMNHPMGPLTLADFIGLDTCLAIQRVLYEGTGDSKYRPSILLERMVDAGWLGKKSGKGFYDYNQS; this comes from the exons ATGATAACGAAATATCTTTATTCCCTGCTCGCGCTGGGTACATTATGCCGAGCATGGCGAGCTAGTTTCTCTGACGCGACGCAATGCGGGACGACGACGGTGACCTGGTCTGCAGCAACGGCCGAGTCTATAGGTCCTCCCTTCGTCGTACGTGTCGCTCCGTTCGGGCTTGCGCCGCTCATACTTGACGTACCGACGAGCGCATGGAGCGATTCATCACGAGCTGGCTCCTATTCCTTTACCGTACCTTGGCCAGAGGGTACTCGATTCGTATCAGCCATGGATGATGGGTT CGGCTTAGGCACTGGGGGCATCTCGGGCATACAAACCGTCAAGTCATCCTCCGACTCCAGTTGCATAAACTCCACTGTTACACAGCCCAGTCAGATCTTCAGCATCCGTGGCTCGTTTGCTCAATGCTCAGTTGTGAGCATGAATTGGACCGAGCCTGCAACCTCACAGACACGAATTGCCGGTCTTGTACCAAGTGGAGTTGCATTCCAACTAGAC CCTCCCTTGACGGGCTCCAAGTCCACCACTTGGGATCTCAACTTGGAGGCGGGAACTGCATTTGTTTTAATATATAGTGATGGGTCTGGAAACAACATGACAAGTCAACTCCTCCAGTCACTTGATAGCACAACTACGGGGTGTCTAGCATCTGGTTCTTATCCCTCGGCTACAGCACCACAAACCGGAGTGGCTGAGGCCACGGCCACTTCGTCCACTAGCGCCTTACCGACAGCCTCTTCTATTTCAGAATCGGGCAGTGGCAATAGTCG CTCCAACCTTGGGCCAATATTGGGTGCCGTATTTGGTACACTGGCGTTACTGGGCGTCCTCGGGCTTGGGGTATGGGCGATTTTGCGAAGGCGACGCCGCAAGCGTGTAACCCATCAAGAACTGGCAGAGGGCGTCGATCTTGACCGCAAAAACACTCGGGAGAACCATGGTTTGGACGAGAACCACCAGAACAACGGCCCTCGCCGCCCAGGAAGTGCGGCTATCCTACCGTTTGTTCTTCCGTACAATGGAGCCCACCAAG GTGCTTCCGCATCGGATCATTCACGCAAACGTGCACCACAAGTAGTGTCAAGAGAAACCGCTGATACCCGCGACTCGTTCCATATTTATGGGACTGATACGAGCGCCAGCGAATCCGTCCCGGGAGCCCGAAGCGACGTTGACGACGACCCTATGTTTATTCAACATGAGGATGCTGGAACTCTAATTCCTCCTCGAACTCGTGAAGTTATCGAACTTCCACCAGGGTACGACCAATTACCTCGTCCACCGCCACCGCCACCAgcagcaccagcaccagcaccGGCTCGTGTAGCTCACCAA CATTACAAAATCGCCGCCGCCGCTATCGCCGACG GTGTTAGCCCTTCTTCAGAACAAGGAAAGCAATCTGCTGGACGCGTCGTTG GTCTTCACTTTTTCAACCCTGTCCCGGTAATG AAACTTGTGGAATTGATTTCTGGTCTGCAAACTACGCCCGAGACCCTTGACCGAGCACGCTCTTTCGCCGAGGCGTGTGGTAAAG TGGTGACAGTTTCGAAGGATGTCCCCGGGTTTGTGTCTAAcg CTCTACTTATGCCATTCATCAATGAAG CAATCATGTGTCTCGAAAAG GGACGATATCGACACCACCCTCAAATTGGGATGAATCACCCGATGGGACCCCTTACCCTTG CTGATTT CATTGGTCTCGATACGTGTCTTGCTATTCAACGCGTTCTGTACGAAGGTACTGGTGATTCCAAGTATAGACCCAGCATCCTGCTCGAACGAATGGTGGACGCAGGATGGCTTGGTAAAAAGAGCGGCAAGGGATTCTACGACTACAACCAGTCGTAA
- a CDS encoding transporter Uso1, related protein, with the protein MSQAVRAMDFLSSRYQTFLSNAQPATQTADSTIHRLADRLDPTVALPDRRAAVLSLKGLARDEKYKSEIGQVAFDRLVEVVLLGGDAEADAESGKAVLETLGLLCEVVPDEHGKVSKGDVGYRHTDMLLSKPEPLRKLFGLLGQTSFYIRFSSLQLLSQIVQNRAQAVQKHLIDYPDGLPAVIAILDEKREVIRNEALLLLQSLAHQNADIQKILAFSGAFEKLLDIVAAEGGVEGGVVVQDCLAVVDAMLRFNSSNQNYFRELSLPPRIPPLLLYPSPPPPLNVPAPQEFALQFWDAQKLANAGMLVGIISLLTGSKTKSVEPSLRPLEAPGYSGALLALPSRPNLTVHITPYLPVPGSNGEEWDRLPEQEALGALVGVALDGEYGGVLAATEDDVDVGLGKEELELRWAAASVFDNLISNDQTARLALAASLAPPPPPPPRDPAQPMVPLDPPTPGQHLLSALVDFPASGRIGRRVATKIQLACALLSSLVRGSEKAKGVARMVVPGENKPVAGADADADSDDSPRLVSVLIGNVHLALRERGQNNRRAWDRVIVSLLMVLSNWMWDSPSSVRDFFGEGGGLQVLMEPITQTIGMDVLVQGLCAFLLGVCYEFNREPGEITRATLYPILHSRIGADVFIARMARVREDERFKAVGPDSPVIPAGLGLEDEPQPEEDGEVVGGLTDRGHIETNMGEGIDTIQRAIAVDPDAAASNASMNEETAELIRSLKETIRAQAGELESLTEQLGKLTKERDELKGAQAQAGEVEKVKKQLEEERTENASKLEQMRKEREEERESHASQIAALTEKVAETTTELDKVRAQKADSEKEQEDLLVFLEELSSKRKKDKARMKEKGMDVSEDEDAEGDE; encoded by the exons ATGTCCCAAGCGGTACGGGCGATGGACTTTCTGTCCTCGCGATACCAGACTTTCCTATCTAATGCGCAACCGGCGACTCAAACGGCAGACAGCACCATCCACCGCCTAGCAGACCGCCTTGACCCTACTGTTGCTCTACCAGATCGCCGGGCGGCTGTTCTATCTCTTAAAGGCCTTGCTCGAGATGAAAAGTACAAGTCTGAAATCGGGCAAGTCGCATTTGATAGGTTGGTGGAAGTTGTATTGCTTGGTGGAGATGCAGAGGCCGATGCCGAGTCCGGAAAAGCTGTACTGGAGACGCTGGGATTGCTTTGCGAAGTTGTGCCAGATGAGCACGGAAAGGTCTCCAAAGGAGACGTGGGATATAGGCATACAGATATGCTGTTATCT AAACCAGAACCACTTCGCAAGTTATTTGGTCTCCTTGGACAGACGAGTTTCTACATTCGTTTTAGCAGCTTACAGCTTTTATCGCAAATCGTTCAAAATCGCGCTCAG GCCGTGCAGAAGCATTTAATCGACTATCCGGATGGCCTTCCGGCCGTCATAGCCATACTAGACGAGAAACGCGAAGTTATCAGGAATG AGGCACTTCTCTTGCTCCAATCGCTCGCCCACCAAAATGCAGACATACAAAAGATTCTTGCATTCTCTGGCGCCTTTGAAAAGCTCCTTGATATCGTTGCCGCCGAGGGTGGAGTAGAAGGTGGAGTAGTCGTCCAGGACTGCCTAGCTGTGGTAGACGCCATGTTACGATTTAACTCATCCAATCAG AATTACTTCCGTGAACTATCACTTCCACCACGCATTCCACCGCTCCTACTTTACCCatcccctcctcccccactAAATGTCCCGGCACCACAAGAATTCGCACTTCAGTTTTGGGATGCTCAGAAGCTTGCCAATGCGGGGATGCTAGTTGGAATAATATCACTACTCACCGGTTCCAAGACCAAATCTGTCGAGCCATCATTACGCCCACTTGAAGCGCCGGGATATTCAGGT GCCCTGCTCGCTTTGCCGAGCCGCCCAAACTTGACGGTACATATTACGCCCTATTTGCCCGTCCCTGGCTCGAATGGCGAGGAGTGGGATCGATTACCCGAACAGGAGGCGCTTGGAGCACTGGTAGGCGTTGCATTAGATGGAGAATATGGTGGAGTATTGGCTGCTACAGAGGATGATGTCGACGTTGGGCTAGGGAAGGAGGAACTGGAGTTGAGGTGGGCGGCTGCCAGCGTATTTGAT AACCTGATCTCAAACGATCAAACAGCTCGCCTCGCCCTTGCCGCATCGCTTGCGCCCccgcctcctccacctccacggGATCCTGCTCAGCCAATGGTCCCGCTCGACCCACCGACCCCGGGTCAACACCTGCTTAGCGCATTGGTCGATTTCCCGGCAAGCGGAAGGATTGGTCGTAGAGTTGCAACCAAGATTCAATTGGCTTGTGCCTTGTTGAGTTCGCTTGTTAGGGGCTCGGAGAAAGCAAAGGGTGTTGCGAGGATGGTTGTGCCTGGAGAAAACAAG CCTGTTGCAGGGGCTGACGCCGATGCGGACTCGGACGATTCTCCACGCCTTGTCTCGGTCCTGATCGGTAATGTCCACCTCGCACTCCGTGAAAGAGGCCAGAACAACCGACGCGCATGGGACCGTGTAATTGTTTCGTTACTGATGGTTTTGAGTAACTGGATGTGGGATTCTCCATCCAGTGTGCGTGACTTCTTTGGGGAAGGAGGCGGGTTGCAAGTT TTGATGGAGCCTATCACTCAAACAATAGGTATGGACGTGCTTGTACAAGGTCTATGCGCGTTTTTGTTGGGGGTTTGTTACGAGTTCAATAGAGAACCTGGGGAGATTACTCG AGCCACGCTCTATCCAATTCTACACTCGCGCATCGGAGCCGATGTGTTCATTGCCCGTATGGCACGCGTACGAGAGGATGAGCGTTTCAAGGCTGTCGGCCCCGACTCGCCTGTTATCCCTGCTGGTCTTGGATTGGAGGATGAGCCTCAGCCCGAAGAGGACGGAGAAGTTGTTGGTG GTCTGACCGATCGGGGCCATATAGAAACTAACATGGGGGAGGGGATAGATACCATTCAGCGAGCAATTGCTGTGGACCCTGACGCGGCTGCGTCGAATGCAT CGATGAATGAAGAAACAGCCGAATTGATCCGATCATTGAAGGAGACGATTCGTGCTCAAGCCGGAGAGCTGGAGTCGTTGACCGAGCAGCTAGGAAAATTGACCAAGGAACGCGATGAGCTT AAGGGTGCGCAAGCACAGGCGGGCGAGGTCGAAAAGGTGAAGAAGCAGCTAGAGGAAGAG AGAACGGAGAACGCATCCAAACTTGAACAAATGCGGAAAGAACGCGAAGAAGAG CGCGAGTCCCATGCGTCCCAGATCGCTGCACTTACAGAGAAGGTAGCTGAAACGACCACCGAGCTCGACAAGGTCCGGGCGCAAAAGGCTGACTCGGAAAAAGAACAAGAAGATCTGCTAGTATTCCTCGAAGAGTTGAGCTCCAAGCGGAAGAAGGATAAAGCTAGGATGAAGGAGAAGGGTATGGACGTTTCAGAGGACGAGGATGCTGAGGGAGACGAGTAG